The genomic region ACCGGTTCACGGCGCTTCAGGCAAGAAACGTCCCTGAAGCGGCGGCCTAGAGCTGCAGCTGGCCGATGCTGGTGCCGCCGCACACGTAGAGCGTCTGGCCGGTGATGAAGTCGTTTTCCGGGGCGAGGAAGAAGGCCACCGCGGCCGCGACATCGGCGGGGCTTCCGATCCGCCCGCGCGGGATCTGGCGGACAAGCCGCGCCGCCGCCTCGGGTGTCGTCACGATCTCGTGGAACATGTCGGTCTCGATCGGGCCGGGGGCCACGGTGTTGACCGTGATCCCGAAGGGCGCAAGCTCCAGCGCCCAGGAGCGGCCCATCGCGATCATTCCGCCCTTGGTCGCCGCATAGGCCGTGCGCCCGGCAAGCCCCAGCGCCCCGCGCGACGACATCAGCACGACCCGCCCCTCGCCCGCCTCCTTCATGCCGGCGAGCGCCGCCTTGACCAGCAGCAGCGCGGCGACGAGATGCAGGCGCGTCAGATCCTCGAGATCTCGTGGCGCCGCCTCCTCCACCGGCGCGGGCCGGATGACGCCCGCATTGTGGACGATCCCGTAGACCGGCCCGGCCGCCATGATCGCCTCGGCCGCGGCCGCCGTCGCCGCCGGATCCGCGAGATCGGCGGTGACCGATTCGAGCCCCGGGCGCGGATCGGCCGCATGGCGCGCAAGCGAAACGACGCGATAGCCCTCCTTCAGAAGCCGGTCGGCGATCGCCGCGCCGATGCCCCGGTTGCCGCCGGTCACCACCACGCGCCGGCCGCCGCCGACGCCGATGTATTCCGCCATCAGAGCGTCTCCTTTCCGCCCTTGCCGACGAGTTCGGCCGCGCGCGCGGCGCATCCAGCCGCGTCGGCCGCCGCAACCAGCACGAGGCGCCCCCGGCGGTCGCGCGCCACGGCGACGGCCACGGCCGCACCCGGCCCGGGCGCCGGAGCGGGGCCGAGATGCACCCAGGCGCAGGGCCCCTCCTCCAGCGCGGCGAAGCCCGACCGTCCAGCCCGCGGGCCAGCCGCCGTCCGGCGCCATGCCGCGCCACAGCGGCACCGCCGCGAGCAGGCGGGCGGACCCCGCGCTTTCCACCCAGTCCAGCTCCTCGCCGAGACAGGCGGCGCAGAAGGGCTGGACCGGCCAGACCCAGGCGCCGCAGCCGCGGCAGCGCGCCAGCACGGGCGGGCGCCCCTCCTGCTGGCGGGCCAGCCAGGCGGCGGCGAAGGGGCTCACCCCGGCGGCAGCCGGATCCCGAGCGGTCATGGCCCGTCCTCTCCGCCGCCTGCGCCCGGCTCCAGCACCGCCGCGGCGTGCGCGAGCCCGCCCAGATGGTGCACGAGGCCGAAGCCGCTCACCAGCGCGCGCCGGCGCCGGCCCGCCGACCGTCCGGCCGGGCGGCCCGTGAGCTGGCCGAGGGCCTCCGTCATCCCGAGAAATCCGCCGGCCGCCCCCGCCTGGCCGCAGGAAAGCTGGCCGCCGCCGGTGTTGTGGGCGAGCGGGCCGTCGATCGCCGTCAGCCCTTCACGGATCAGACGTCCCGCGCCGCCCGCGGGCGCAAGGCCGAAGGCCTCGAGCTGCAGGAAGACCATCACCGGGTAGTCGTCATAGGTCTGGACGAGATCGATGCCCTCGAGCAGCCCCTCGGCATCGAGCCGCGTCGCCAGCATGAGAAACGGGTCGTGGAGCGGCGGCCCGTCGCGGCGCACCTCGCCGAAGAACGCCGCCGCTCCAAGCGCACGGGCGTAGGCGAGCCCGAGGCGCTCGGCATCGGCCGCGGACATGACGAGAAAGCCCTCGCCGCCTGCACAGGGCATCACGCAGTCGAACAGATGCAGGGGGCCCGCGACCGGCGGGGCGGCGAGATAGTCGGTGAGCGCGAGCGGCTCGCGCAGCAGGGCGTGGGGATTGTCGCGCGCATGGGCGCGCTGCTGGACGCACAGGCGCCCGAAATCCTCCCGCCCGACCCCGAAGCGGCGCATGTAGAGATCGGTCACCGCCGCGAACAGCGCGTTCGGCCCGGCCTCGCCGTAGGGGTGCACGGCGTCCTTCCAGACCCAGCTGAAATCGGCGACGAGCTCGTGGAAGGCCCCCTTGCGGTGGGTGTCGGCGGCGATGCAGGCGACGATGCGGGCCTCGCCCGCCGCCACCGCCTTTGCGGCCTCCATCAGCGCGACGACGCCGGCCGCCCCGCCGACGGGCAGGAAGGAAAACCACGAAAGCCTGAGGCCAAGCTCCGCCACGATCGCAAGCGGGGCGTCGCGGGCGAGCCCGAAGCTTGCGACCGCGAGGCCGTCGATCTCCGCCTTGTCGATCCCGGATCGCCGGCAGAGCGCGGCCAGCGTGCGCGCGATCCAGGCCTGGGCGGGAAGCGCGCTCGTGCGCTCGTAGCCGACGGTGACCGGCGCCGCGGCCGCGACATCGCCGAAGATCGCCCGTGCGCCCGTCATCCGGCCTCCCGCCGGCGCGGGCGCATGGCCGCCTTGTCCTCTCTCAGATCCACGAAGGCGCCCTCGCGCGCGAGCTCACGGCCCAGCCGCCGCACCGCGGCGCGGTCGATCTTCTGGGTCGCGGTCGTGGGCAGATCCTCGACGAAGGCGATCCAGCCGGGCAGCTTGTAGTAGGCAAGCCGCTCCGCCGCGGCGGCGAGCAGCGCACGGGCGCGCGCCGGCGGATCGGCGGGCGGGGTGTGCGGGACGACGAGGACGGCCACCTCCTCCCCGCGCAGATCATCATCGAGCGGCAGCGCCGCGACCGCGGCGACCCCGTCCGCGGCCAGCAGGGCCTCCTCGACCTCGGCGGCCGCGATGTTCTCGCCCGAGCGGCGGATGATGTTCTTGCGCCGCTCCACGAAATGCAGGCTGCCGTCGGGCCCGCGGCGCACGACGTCGCCGGTGTGAAACCAGCCGCCGGCCCAGGCCTCGTCCGTGGCGCCGGGATCGTCGAGATAGCCCGCGAAGAAGCCCGCGCGCGGATCCCCTTGGGCGCGGCGCACCAGAAGCTCCCCCGCCTCGCCGTCAGCCACATCGCGGCCGGCCTCGTCGACGAGGCGGATCGCAAGCCCGGGCTCCGGCCGGCCGAAGCAGCGGGTGCCGACATGGCGCGGCTCGCGGCTCGCCGCGATGCAGGCGCCGGCGCCCGTCTCGGTCATCGCCCAGGCCTCGATGAGGGGAAAGCCGAAGCGCGCCTCGAAGGCGGCGTGGTGCCGCGGCGCCACCCCGGCCCCGAAGCCGAAGCGCACGCCGCGCGCGGCCTCGTCCTCCGGCCCCGGCGGAAGCCCGAGCAGGATCGCGGGCATCACCCCGAGATAGTGCACGATGCTGGCCCCGGCCTCGCCCACCGCGCGCCACCAGCTCTTCGGGTGGAAGCGGTCCAGCGGCACGAGGCATCCGCCGCAGGCCAGCATCGCCATCAGCGCGCAGGCGAGCGTGTTCATGTGATGGGCGGGCAGCGGCGTGATCAGCCGCTCGCCCGCGCCGAGGGCCATGAGCCCGCCCTGGGAGACGTACCAGCGTCCCATGGCGGTGAAATACGCATTCGTCAGCACGCAGCCCTTCGGCCGGCCGGTGGTGCCGGACGTGAACAGGATCGCGGCCTCGCGCGCGTCCTCCCGCTCCGGCATCGTAAAGACCGGGCGGGTGCCGATGCGCGGCGGCCGGAAGCGGTCCGGCTCCATCGACGCCTCGGGCACAAGCAGCACGAAGGGCGGCGGGTCCGCGATCGCCGCCCGCGCGGTCGCCAGCCGGGCCGCATGCGCCTCGGCGGCGACCACCAGCGCAACCCGCGCCCGCGCGAGCCGGAAGGCCACGCCCTCGGCTTCCTCGTCGGGGCCGATCGGCACGATGCTCGCGCCGAGCCCGTTGAGCGCCAGGAAATGGGCGAACAGGTCGGGGCGGTTGTCCAGCAGCAGCCCGACGCGATGGCCCGGCCCGATCCCGGCCGCGGCATAGCGGCGGGCCAGCGCGGCGGCGATCCCGGCAAGCGCCTCATAGGTCCAGCCTGCCGGCTCGAGCCCGTAATGCCGGGCGGCCGCCGACACCAGCATGAGGGCCGGCGCGTCGGGCCGCAGGCGCGCCTGATGCGCGAGCAGGGCCGCGGGGCTCATGGCTTCGGCGATCGCGGCAGCCGGCGGCGGGGATTGCGGAGTCAAGGGGCCGGTCCTTCCCTCACAGCCAGATCTGGATCGGCCCCTGGGCGGCGTCGCAGTTGACGAGCTCGACCTTCTTGAGGCCGATGCGGAAGCCGCCGGGGCCGCCGCTGAGGCGATGCGTCACGCGCGCGCCGAAGACCTGCTGCTCGTCGCGCCGGTACTGGAAGGCCACCAGCTTCGAACGCACGACGAGCCGCCCGTCCGCCAGGCTGCGGCCGATGATGCGTGGAGAGGAGACGACGCGCAATCCCCTCGGCATGGGCTGGAGGGAATAGGCGTCCTCATGCGCGAAACGCCGGGCGCGCACCGCCCGCAGCAGCGCGTCCTCGAACATCAGCGAGACATGGCGGAACGGGTCGGGCTGGTCGGGGCTTGCGGGCATCCAGTAACGGCCTTCCGGCTCGAAGAGTGCGAGCCAGTCCTGATACCGCCCGTCATCGAGCAGCTCCGCCTCCTCCTCGAGGAAGGCCGCGACCGCCGCGGCATCGGGCAGGTCCCGCGCCGCGAACTCCTCGGGGCCCGCGAAGTGGATCCCGGCCCGTGCTTCCGCCGCCGTCATCGTGCCGCCTCCCGCATCGGGCCGTGGGCCGCAAATCCTCCCGTCATGTAGTAGCGCCAGGCCGCATACTGGTTGCGGAACACCATGTCGGACGAGCCGATGGCGCTCCAGCCGCCCTCGTCGTTGCGCCGGGCGGCATCCGGATAGCGGTCCATCGTCACCCGCGCCCCGGGGGATCCCGCGAGCGCCTGGTGCTGGCGCCAGTAGCATTCCTCGTCGTCCGGCCCGACGATCCCGGCGTGGGAGTTGATGAGGTTGCAGTAGAGGATCGACCGCTCGAGCAGCGCCTCGGGTGCGCCCTTGAGCCGGAGCGTCCAGGATTCGATGAGCGTGCGGTCGACGGCCAGCGGCCGCACCACACGGATCGTCTGGATCGGCCCCTTCACGGTGAGCGAGGGGTAGATCACCGTGTTGTGCCGCTGCATCGAGAGAATCTCGCGCGTGCGCTCCGCGCCGCAGGCCTTCTCGAGGGCGGCCACGTATTCCGGGATCTCCCGGTAGCCGGAATGAATGGACACGCGCCCGCCCGAATAGCTGTGGCCGTAGGCGAAGGCGTGCACCCCCATCTCGTCGAAGAAGCGGTAGGTGTTCGTGAACGGCCCCAGGATCTCGATCGCCGCCGGCACCTCGCGTCCGCCATCCAGCTCCTGCTTGGCGACGATCCGCGCCGTGCGCGAGGAGGAGCGGTGCGCGACCATGGGGTGCAGCATGTCGTTCAGGTTCTCGACGAAGAATTTCCAGTTCGAGTTGTGCACATAGCGCAGCACGCCGCCCGTGACCTCGAGCGCGCCTTCCGGTGCGCGCGCGACCATGTTGTCGATCGAGGCGCGGGCGCCGCCGAGCCACTCGGCGAGCGGCGGCACGGCATCTGTGAGGCTGGCGAACACGAAGCCGCGGTAGGAATCGCAGCGCGCAACCGGCTCGAGATCACGCAGCCGGGCATCCTCGCCGATGCAGGTGCCGGCATAGCCCTCGGGCAGCGGGATGGAGCGGTTCCGGCCGTCGCGGCCGAAGCACCAGCCGTGGTAGCCGCAGCGCAGCACCTTGGCGTGGCCTGAGCCCTCGGGCACCACCATCGCGCCCTTGTGCGGGCAGCGATTGTGGAGCACCCGGATCGCACCGTCATCGCCCCGGATCATGATCACCGGCACGCGGCCGATGCGGGTGGCGTACCAGTCGCCCGGCTCCGGCACCTGGCTTTCGTGGCCGACATAGATCCAGGTGCCGCCCCATATGCGGCGGAGCTCCTCCTCGAAGATCGCCGGATCGGTGTAGATCCGCCCGCGCACGCCGGCGGCCTCCACCAGCCCGTCCGCGCCCGCCGCCGTCCCGGCGGCCGGCATCTCGGTCTGCGCCTGATCGAGCATGGCCTCTCTCCTCTTCCCGCTCGCGGAAAATGATACCGCAGTTGCGTGATTTTTCAAGTTTCAAGATTCACCCTCTTGCCAGCGCCCCGTCTCCCGGCGAATATGTCGCGCGGTGGAAGCCGCCGTTGCACGCCTGGCGGGCGGATGGCGGCACATTCCGGAGATCCGGAGGGAGGAGACGGGTGAGCAGCGACGGGCGGTCGCCCGCGGTCCTTGCCGCGGGAAGCGGGGACGAGGTGACGGAATTGAAACGCCGCGGGCGGCCTCTGCCGCCGGAGAGCGATCCGGGGCACGCACGCTTTCACAGCAGCCGCTATCCCTTCTATCTGATGGCGCACGCGCTGGGCAGCTACGGGCGACACATGGAGCGCGCCCTGAAGCGCATCGGCACGGACCAGCCGCACTGGCGGATCCTTGCGATCCTCGGGGAGAACGGAACCACGCCGGTCAGCCGCATCGCCGACAAGGCGGTCTACAAGCTGTCCACGGTGACCCGCATCATCCAGCGCATGGAGGCGAAGGGGCTCGTGACCACGCGTCGCAGCCCGCGCGATGCGCGCGTGACGGAGGTGACCCTTACCCCCATGGGCGAGGCGGAGCTGCGCCGTGTGCGGGCGGTCGCCTCGAGGATCGCCAACGAGGCCTTCGCGGGCTTCAGCCGCGAGGAGATCGCGACCCTCATCGCGCTTCTCACGCGCGTGGACTCCGCGCTCGAGGAGATGGAGTAACGCGCCCGCCGCGCCTGCCCCCACTCACCCGTCGGCACCTCTTCTTGGTGACGTGCCGACATGCCATTCTTTCGTCACCCGCCGGCACTCTCTTTTCGTCACCCGCCGGCACTCTCTTTTCGTCACCCGCCGGCACTCTCTTTTCGTCACCCGCCGGCTTGACCGGCGGGTCCCATCTTTCCCTCGTCATCCGCCGACTTGATCGGCGGATCCAGCAGGACGCGGAGAGAGCCGCAAGCGCCGGGTTCTTCCCTGGCGGCGGCTGGATTCGCCGCTTTCGCGGCGAATGACGAGAACAGAAGAGCGTCACCCGCCGACCTGACCGGCGGGTCCAGCCGTCAGCGGACACGACGACCCGTGCCGGGGCTGCCGTCACCGCCTGCTGGGTTCGCCGGTCAAGCCGGCGAACGACGCGGAAGGGGCATCACCCGCCGTTGCGCACTCCCCATCGTCACCCGCCGGCACTCTCTTTTCGTCACCCGCCGGCTCGACCGGCGGGTCCAGCCGTCAGCGGACACGACGACCCGTGCCGGGGCTGCCGTCACCGCCTGCTGGGTTCGCCGGTCAAGCCGGCGAACGACGCGACCGGGCACGAGTCATCCGCCACGACGTACCTTACCTCGTCATCCGCCGACTTGATCGGCGGATCCAGCCAAAAGCCGGGCCACTCACAGGCATCGGGGTTGCCGTCACCGCAGCACCAAGGGTTCGCCGGTCAAGCCGGCGAACGACGCGGAAGGGGCATCACCCGCCGTTGCGCACTCCCGATCGTCACCCGCCGGCACTCTCTTTTCGTCACCCGCCGGCTCGACCGGCGGGTCCAGCCGTCAGCGGACACGACGACCCGCGCCGGGGCTGCCGTCACCGCCCGATGGGTTCGCCGGTCAAGCCGGCGAACGACGCGACCGGGCACGAGTCATCCGCCACGGCGTACCTTACCTCGTCATCCGCCGACTTGATCGGCGGATCCAGCCAAAAGCCGGGCCACTCACAGGCATCGGGGCTGCCGTCACCGCAGCAGCAAGGGTTCGCCGGTCAAGCCGGCGAACGACGCGGAAGGGGCATCACCCGCCGTTGCGCACTCCCGATCGTCACCCGCCGGCACTCTCTTTTCGTCACCCGCCGGCTCGACCGGCGGGTCCAGCCGTCAGCGGACACGACGACCCGTGCGGGGGCTGCCGCCCCCGCCCGCTGGGTTCGCCGGTCAAGCCGGCGAACGACGCGACCGGGCACGCGTCATCCGCCACGACGTACCTTACCTCGTCATCCGCCGACTTGATCGGCGGATCCAGCAGGACGCGGAGAGAGCCGCAAGCGCCGGGTTCTTCCCTGGCGGCGGCTGGATTCGCCGCTTTCGCGGCGAATGACGAAAAAAGGAGAGCGTCACCCGCCGGCGCCTTCTCCCTGCGCATCAGCCCCCGTCGCGGCATCATCTCCTCACCCGCCGGCGTACTGTTCTCTCGTCACCCGGAGGCGGGTCAGGGCACGGCGCGGATGGCCTCGCCCAGGATGGCGACGAGCCGCACCAGCTCCGCCTCTTCGATCACGAGCGGCGGGGCGAGCGCCAGGGTATCCCCGGTCACCCGCACCATCGCCCCGCGCTCATGGGCCGCCAGCATCACCTCCAGCCCGCGCAGGCCCGGCGCGCCGTCACGCGGGGCGAGCTCGACGGCCGCCATGAGCCCGAGATTGCGGATGTCGATCACGTTCGGCGCGTCGTTCAGCGCGTGGACCGCCTCCTCGAAGACGGGCGCAAGACGCGCCGCGCGCGCAAAGAGGTCCTCGCGCTCATAGGTCTCCAGCGTCGCAAGCCCGGCGGCCGCGGCCAGCGGGTGGGCGGAGTAGGTGTAGCCGTGGAACAGCTCGATCACGTGCTCCGGCCCCTGCATGAAGGTCTCGTAGATCCCCTCGCGCAGCAGCACGGCGCCCATCGGCACCGCGCCGTTGGTCAGCCCCTTGGCGAGCGTGATGATGTCGGGGGTCACCTTGAACCAGTCCTTGGCGAAGGGCGCGCCCAGCCGGCCGAAGCCGGTGATCACCTCGTCGAAGATCAGCAGGATGCCGTGGGCGTCGCAGATCTCGCGGATCCGCTCGAGATAGCCGACGGGCGGCGGATAGACGCCGCCGGAGCCCGGCACCGGCTCGATGATCACCGCCGCGATGGTGTGGCCGCCGTGCAGCGCGACGAGCCGCTCCAGATCGTCCGCATATTCGCGCCCCCCGTGGGGCGGCAGGCCGCGCGCGAAGCGGTTGTCCGGAATCCCCTGGGGCAGGCGCAGATGGTCCACCGCCGGCAGCCCCGGCCCGAACAGACGGTTCGGCGCGATCCCGCCCACCGACATGCCGCCGAAATTGACGCCGTGGTAGCCGCGCTCGCGGCCGATGAGCCGGATCCGCTCGCCCTCGCCGCGCAGGCGATGCCAGGCCAGCGCGATCTTGAGCGCCGTCTCCACCGACTCGGAGCCGGAATTGGTGAAGAAGACGTGGGTGAAGGGCGCGCCGGCCATCTCGATGAGGCGGTTGGCGAGCTCGAAGCCCCGCGGATGCCCCCACTGGAAGCCCGGCGCATAGTCGAGCTCGCCCGCCGCCTGCCGGATCGCCTCCACGATCCGCGGCACGTTGTGGCCGGCGTTGCAGCACCACAGCCCCGACTGACCGTCGATCAGCCGGCGACCGTGCTGGTCGATGTAATGGATGCCCTCGGCGCCCACCAGGAGCCGCGGATGGCGCTTGAAATGACGGTTGGGGGTGAACGGCAGCCACCAGGCCTCGAGATCGTTCACGGCTTCCGACACGCCGCATCTCCTTTCTGGCCGCAGGGCGGAAACGGCACGGCGGGGCGAGGCGGCATGAACTCCTCGCGCGGCAGCCAATGGACGATCCGCCCATCACGCATGGTCATCCGCACACGGATGCGTGAAAGCTCCCTCGGGTTCACCGCGAAGGGATCCGCCGTGAGCGCGACGAGGTCGGCCCGACTGCCGACGGCGAGCATGCCGCGCGCGCCCTCCTCGCCCATCAGATAGGCTCCCGCCCGGGTCAGCGCCGTCATCACCTCCTTCGAGCCCCAGCCGCTGATCGGACAGCCAGGGTGCGGCCGCATCGTCCTCTGGATCGGCGCGCCGGACCGCCACTTCCGCGGCGGCCATCGGATCGGGCGTGGAAACCGGCCAGTCCGAGCCCATGGCCAGCCGCGCTCCGGCCCGCGCCAGCATCGCGAAGGGATAGAGCAGGTTCACCCGCCCGGGCGCGAGATGCGGCAGCGTCAGATCCGTGATGTAGGGATCCGGATACGCCCACAGCGCCTGGATGTTCGCGGTGGCCCCGAGCGCCGCAAAGCGCGGCGCATCCGCGGGATCCACGAGCTCGAGATGGGCGAGATGCGGGCGCGCGGCCGCAAGCTTCGCCCATCCCAGCCGCGCGCGCGCCGCCTCCAGCGCGTCGAGCGCCACCCTGACCGCCCGGTCCCCGAGGGCGTGGAAATGCGGCTGGAAGCCCGCGGCGATCACCGCCGTCACATGGTCCGCCAGCACGTCCGGCGGGATGTTGAGCTGCCCCTCGGGGTCCACGCCTTCCGGCACGTCGCGGTAGGGCTCGAGGACCGCGGCGGTGAAATTCTCCATCACGCCGTCGACGAAGATCTTGACGCAGTCGGCGCGCACCGCAGGGTTGCCGACGGCGTCGAAGCGCGCACGCCGGGCCTTCAGCCGTTCGATGACGGGGGCGATGTCGGCCCGGGTCATGGTGCCGGCCATGATGTCGGCCCCGGGCAGCAGACAGAGCCGGAGATCGAGCCCCGGTTGCGGCGCCTTGTGCTCGCGATCTGGCTCGAGCGACCGGCGGGCGTAGCGCAGGAAGGCCTCCTCCATGGGCCCCTCCGTCACCGCCGCATCGATGGCCGCCGTGTACCCGAGGTCGTTCATGTAGGCCATCGCGGCCGCAAGCGCGGCGTCCTGCTCGGCCGGCGTCGGCTCGGGCACGATCGCCCGCACGAGGGCGACCGCCGCCTCGCGCAGCGTGCCGGTGGGCTCGCCGGTCTTCGGGTCCCGCTCGATGCGCCCGCCCGGCGGATCCGGCGTGTCCTTCGTGATCCCGGCCGCCTTGAGCGCCGCGGAGTTCACCCAGGCGTTGTGGCCGTCGGCGGCGATCAGCACAACCGGCCGCTCCGGCACCACCGCATCGAGCAGCTCCTTCTTCGGATGGGCCCCGGGAAACAGATTGAGCTCCCAGCCCTCGCCCGCGATCACGGCAAGCGCCGGATGCGCCTCGGCATGGGCCTTGACCAGCGCGACCACCTCATCCGCCGTCGCCGCCGCGTGCAGCGAAAGCCCCAGGAGCGACCGGCCCCCGTCCAGGAGATGCACATGGGCGTCCGTGAAGCCCGGAAAGACGGCCTCGTCATCGGCGAGCCCGATCCGGCGCGTCTGCGGCCCTGCGAGCGCCAGGATCTCCTCGCGGCTGCCGAGCGCGGTGATCCGGCCGTCACGGATGGCGAGCGCCTCGACAACGCGGCCCATCGGATCCATCGTGTAGATCCGCCCGGCCGTGAGCACCGCATCCGGGACGGGCGCGGCCGCATCGCCCGCCGCGCCGGCCGGCCCGGCAACGAGCAGCAGCCCGGACAGAAGAGCGCCCGCCAGAGCTTCTCCGGCCGCCCCGCGCATCAGCCGCCACCGAAGCGCCAGTAGAAGTCGATGCCGAAGGTCCGCGGCCGCGACGGCCCGAAGAAGGTCGACGGGATCGGGAATTCCGCATCGATGGAGCCGTCGTAGTAGAGGTCGTTCGTCACATTGTCCACGTAGACGGCCACCTCCCAGCCGGCATCCGCCTCATAGGCGAGTCTGAGCCCCACATCCGCATAGCCCTGGATCTTGGTGAGCTGGAGATTGTCCAGCCCGCCGAAAAAGTCCGTCTGGGCGTGCAGCTCGGTCGAGAACAGCAGCCGCCCGCGCGGCAGCGGATGGGCGTATTGCAGCAGCCCGCCGAAGGTCCATTTGGGGTTCTGGGTGAGCCGGTTGCCGTCGCAGTCCTCGCAGATGCTGGCCGGCACCTTCGCGATGTCGGTGTGCGAATAGGCCACCGAGAGCAGCAGGTTCCAGCGCTCGCCCGGCCGCGCCCTGATCGTGCCTTCGAAGCCCAGACCGTCCACCTGGCCGACATTTTCGACCAGCGTGTTGAGCAGCACCTCGTCGAAGAAGGTGATCTGCAGATCCTTGTAGTCGTAATAGTAGACGTTGAGGTCGTACTGGAGCACGCGCCCCAGCAGGCTGCCCTTGATGCCCGCCTCGTACGACCAGACCTTCTCGGGGTCGAAGGCCGACAGCCGCGTGCCCTCCGGCACCGTGCCGTCGTCGTTGACGACGCAGAAGACGCCGAGCTCCTCGTCCTCGCAGGCCTGGATCTCCTCGGGCGTAAACCCGAGCTCCTCGGGGGTTGGAAGCGTGAGCGAGAAGGTGCCGAAGCCGCCCGACTTGTAACCCTTGGTCACGCTCGCCCAAACGGTCGTCTCGTCGCTCACGTGCCAGCGTGCGGTAAAACGCGGGGTGACCTGGTCCCAGTGCCGCGTCTCGGTGATGAAGCCGTTGTTGACCGCCGGATCCGTGATGTAGCCGAAGACGAAGAAGGGCCCGAGATCGCTGTCGACCGGATTGATCCGGAGCCCGAAGTTCTTGCGGTCATAGGTGTAGCGGATGCCGGCGTTGAGCTCGAGACGCGGCAGCACCTCGTAGGTCGCATCCGCATACAGCGCAAAGCCCTTGTAGCGGCCGCGCGCATCGTTGGTTTCGAACAGCCCCAGCGGGTTGGGGGTGAAATCGCCCTCCAGATATTCGCTGCAGCTCATCTCGAGGAAGGCCTCGCACATCAGCTCCTCGTCGGCCTGCTGGGCGAAGCTCGCGTCGATCTCCTCCTTGTACACGGAGGCGCCGAGAAACCACTGGAACGGTCCCGGCGTCGACGAGACCAGCCTCAGCTCCTGGCTGAAGTAGTCGCCCTGCTGGTCCTGGAAATAGTTGTTGATGACGAGCGGCGTGCCGTCGAAGTCCTCCTTGTAGTGGTAATGATGCGTGCGCACGCCGGAGATGCTGGTGAGCGTGGCGAAACCGA from Rhodothalassiaceae bacterium harbors:
- a CDS encoding TonB-dependent receptor, encoding MSRRNQWGRLAGGASLAALAAVLALAPQDAAAQSAPQQESGDAGVIEEIVITAQYRRESLKDVPIAVSAYDESFMRQTKLDDVKDLIDFTPGFAGKSKDSFVDTISVRGIVTNDFGVGGDPSIGIFKDGVYQGRTGAAVTSFYDMERAEALRGPQGFLFGRNAISGAISLAVNKPDPDAFDADFFAGFGERAHVETNAMVNVPLGEGWAMRIAGYFFNEDGYVDNFADPAPQDLAAVPKLRKLAAKGRRPDLIKARKEAGRLSFGYRGERLTVNLIAEAEVRDQSGTIYRAIQDDPVTSEDLGLVIRGNGRDADTDLGAGTRDDGRIVSFTGLIDYDLGFATLTSISGVRTHHYHYKEDFDGTPLVINNYFQDQQGDYFSQELRLVSSTPGPFQWFLGASVYKEEIDASFAQQADEELMCEAFLEMSCSEYLEGDFTPNPLGLFETNDARGRYKGFALYADATYEVLPRLELNAGIRYTYDRKNFGLRINPVDSDLGPFFVFGYITDPAVNNGFITETRHWDQVTPRFTARWHVSDETTVWASVTKGYKSGGFGTFSLTLPTPEELGFTPEEIQACEDEELGVFCVVNDDGTVPEGTRLSAFDPEKVWSYEAGIKGSLLGRVLQYDLNVYYYDYKDLQITFFDEVLLNTLVENVGQVDGLGFEGTIRARPGERWNLLLSVAYSHTDIAKVPASICEDCDGNRLTQNPKWTFGGLLQYAHPLPRGRLLFSTELHAQTDFFGGLDNLQLTKIQGYADVGLRLAYEADAGWEVAVYVDNVTNDLYYDGSIDAEFPIPSTFFGPSRPRTFGIDFYWRFGGG